The region TCCGGGACCGGATCCGGCTGCATCTGCTGCTGCCCGGTACCGGCGCGGAAGCGCTCGCCAGCCAGGCCACGGCGGCGGTCGCGGACGGCTTCACCGCAGTCAAGTTCGACCCGCTACCCGCCGACTACGGCGACGTCTCGCTGGCCCGGCTGGTGGCCGAGACCGAGGCCGCCACGGCGGCCGTACGCGACACCGTCGGCCGGGACGTCGACCTGCTCGTCGAACTGCACCGCAAGCTCACCCCGTTGCAGGCCGAGGCGGTCATTCCCGCCCTGGGTCGACACCATCCCCTGCTGGTCGAGGACCCGATCCAGATCGACAGCATCAGCAGCCAGGCGGAGGTCGCCCGCCGGGCCCTCGGCGTGCCGGTCGCCAACGGCGAACGGCTACACACCATCTGGGAGTTCAAGGAACTACTGGCCCAGGGCGGTGCGCAGTATGTCCGACCGGACATCGGGCTGGCCGGCGGGCTCAGCCACTGCCGGAAGATCGCCGCGCTGGCCGAGGCACACCACAGCGCGGTGGTCACCCACAACTGCCTCGGCCCACTGCTCACCATGGCCTCGGTCCACCTCGACGCAACCATCCCCAACTTCGTGGTGCAGGGGTACTCGCCGCTGGACGACCAACTCGCCGACGGGCCAGCCCGCGCCTGTGGCCGGCGCGAGGGGGGCTTCCTGCCGCTGCCGCAGGAGCCGGGCCTGGGCGTCACCCTCGACCTCGACGGGGCGGCACCGCTGGACCTGACCGGCCGGCCGCTGACCCGGATCCCGCTGCGCGCCGACGGGTCCGTGGCGTACGCCGTCTAGCGGCGCGACCAACCGACGACTGCCGGATTGACGACATTCCCTCGCCGCGCCCCGCACGGCAGGATGAGCGGGTGCGGACAGGCGCGGGTCGTCGATGGGTGTGGACGCTGGTCGCGGTGGGAGCACTGACCGCGGTGGCCGGCTTTCTCTACCTGGCCTTCCATCCATCGGCGCGACTGGACAGCGCGGACAAGGCCGCGAGCGTGATGTTCGGCTCTGCCGGCTTCCTCGTGGCCACCGTGTCGTTGTACCTGGCCCTGCGCCCCGTCCAGGTCGACCCCGAGACCGGCCTGGTCCGGGCCCAGGAGGCCCTCGCCCGTCAGGTCGCCCGGCAGTGGGAACGCGAATCCGCCGCACGCGGGCTGACCCGTCCGGACCCGCTGCCGGTCCGCTGGGCGATCACCAGCCGCCCCGTAACCGCCCGTCAGGCCACGACCGGCCGCACCACCCGTCGGCGGCCCGGCCCACCGACGCGGGGTGACGTGACCACCCTGGCCGCCACCTGGCGTCGGATGCCCGCCGGCCAACTGGTGGTCCTGGGCGCACCGGGGTCCGGCAAGACCTCGAGCGCGGCGCTGCTCGT is a window of Micromonospora polyrhachis DNA encoding:
- a CDS encoding mandelate racemase/muconate lactonizing enzyme family protein, whose translation is RDRIRLHLLLPGTGAEALASQATAAVADGFTAVKFDPLPADYGDVSLARLVAETEAATAAVRDTVGRDVDLLVELHRKLTPLQAEAVIPALGRHHPLLVEDPIQIDSISSQAEVARRALGVPVANGERLHTIWEFKELLAQGGAQYVRPDIGLAGGLSHCRKIAALAEAHHSAVVTHNCLGPLLTMASVHLDATIPNFVVQGYSPLDDQLADGPARACGRREGGFLPLPQEPGLGVTLDLDGAAPLDLTGRPLTRIPLRADGSVAYAV